From a single Streptomyces sp. 1331.2 genomic region:
- a CDS encoding EamA family transporter: MHRSTASPTLPSGRTLGLGLALVSAFAFGGSGTAAKPLIEAGLSPMHVVWLRVTGAAVALLPIAYRHRDAVLRRPGLLLGFGLLAVAGVQACYFAAISRIPVGVALLIEYLGPPLLIGYVKFVQRKPITRGAAIGAGVAVAGLACVVEAWNGLSFDALGVLFALGAACCQVGYFVLADAGRRGERPVDPLAVSAYGLLIGAVLLTAVTRPWQADWSLLGGDVVMNGHSLPAFVPAAWMVLVATVLAYLTGVVAVGHLSPPVAGVVANLEAIVATVLAWVLLGEHLGLPQIAGGLLVLAGAFAAQASKPAAEPSKPAAEVGPEGTAWAGATGATGLPDPEDANGTRERVAAERGVSGRSSRTSRGD, translated from the coding sequence GTGCACAGATCAACGGCCTCACCCACCCTCCCCTCGGGCAGAACCCTCGGCCTCGGTCTCGCCCTGGTCTCCGCCTTCGCCTTCGGCGGCTCCGGCACCGCGGCCAAACCGCTGATCGAAGCCGGGCTCTCCCCGATGCACGTGGTGTGGCTGCGGGTCACCGGCGCGGCCGTCGCCCTCCTGCCGATCGCCTACCGGCACCGGGACGCCGTACTGCGCCGCCCCGGCCTGCTCCTCGGCTTCGGCCTGCTCGCCGTGGCCGGCGTCCAGGCCTGCTACTTCGCGGCGATCTCCCGCATACCCGTCGGCGTGGCCCTGCTCATCGAGTACCTCGGGCCGCCGCTGCTGATCGGCTACGTCAAGTTCGTCCAGCGCAAGCCGATCACCCGGGGCGCGGCCATCGGCGCCGGCGTCGCGGTGGCCGGCCTCGCCTGCGTGGTCGAGGCCTGGAACGGCCTGAGCTTCGACGCCCTCGGCGTGCTCTTCGCCCTCGGCGCGGCCTGCTGCCAGGTCGGCTACTTCGTGCTCGCCGACGCCGGCCGCCGGGGCGAGCGCCCCGTGGACCCGCTGGCCGTCAGCGCGTACGGGCTGCTCATCGGCGCCGTCCTGCTCACCGCCGTCACCCGGCCCTGGCAGGCCGACTGGAGCCTGCTCGGCGGCGACGTGGTGATGAACGGGCACAGCCTGCCCGCGTTCGTCCCGGCCGCCTGGATGGTCCTGGTCGCGACCGTGCTGGCCTACCTCACCGGAGTGGTCGCCGTCGGCCACCTCTCCCCGCCGGTCGCCGGGGTGGTGGCCAACCTGGAGGCGATCGTCGCCACCGTGCTGGCCTGGGTGCTGCTCGGCGAGCACCTGGGGCTCCCACAGATCGCGGGCGGCCTGCTGGTGCTGGCCGGGGCCTTCGCGGCGCAGGCGAGCAAGCCGGCGGCGGAGCCGAGCAAGCCGGCGGCGGAGGTGGGCCCGGAAGGGACTGCGTGGGCCGGGGCGACCGGGGCGACCGGCCTCCCGGATCCGGAGGACGCGAACGGCACCCGCGAGCGGGTGGCCGCCGAGCGCGGGGTCAGCGGCCGGTCCAGCCGAACCAGTCGAGGTGATTGA
- a CDS encoding transglycosylase domain-containing protein — protein MSRNAQSGRRTPSISLRPVKRLKRPAGTVGTSGGSGFSSFSGGSGGSGGSGGSGGGKARRPKRTGWRRLIPTWRMTLLGFASALLLGVGLFALGIALVKVPDAHAAATAQSNTWLYADGSVITRTGQTNRQNVTLDKVSPAAQHAALAAEDRNFYNEGAVNVQGLARAAVNTAKGEGTQGGSTITQQYVKNTYLNQKQSITRKVKELFIAIKVDATESKDDILSGYLNTSYYGRGAYGIQAAAQAYFGIDASALNPAQGAYLATLLNAPSAYDVATATAAGKQNAVNRWNYVLDGMVKEGLLSAEERATTTFPDVRDPQPNPGLSGQAGYLVDAATQYLTGNGVINETELAKGGYTIKLSIDPGRQQALQDSVQAQLHDTLNPDKRKKDAAAQAGAVSVDPKTGAIVALYGGVDYVKHYVDNATRRDYQAGSTFKAIALAAAFENGAKTQDGRTVTPRTVYDGTSGRKVRGGKGTPYAPPNEGDKSYGQITLQQAIDWSVNSAFAQLAQDTGLQKVKDTGIALGLPGNTPGLDPVPSIPLGAATPSVLDMAGVYATLDNGGKQITPWLVQSVDREGEAMALPAHKTTQAISADTANQVTSMLQGVVSDPGGTGWRAKALGRPVAGKTGTTDDQKSVWFVGYTPELVTSVALFGQDPGTGAQVSLSGVGGIDGAAGGQFPAQIWTAYMKAALKGQPTSDFPTPADGDTSDATDLPTAPTTPSATPSAGAATGGPSSGATTPGDGSGAGTNPPYGGGGATTAPTAPPTGQPTIQPTTKPTTRPTPKPTPTTQPTTVPTTQPTTQPTGGTDSLAGVGG, from the coding sequence TTGTCCCGAAATGCCCAGAGCGGCCGTCGCACGCCGTCGATCAGTCTCCGGCCGGTCAAGCGGCTCAAGCGCCCCGCCGGCACGGTGGGAACGTCCGGCGGCTCCGGCTTCTCCAGCTTCTCCGGCGGATCCGGCGGATCCGGCGGCTCCGGCGGCTCCGGCGGCGGGAAGGCGCGCCGTCCGAAGCGCACCGGCTGGCGCCGGCTGATACCCACCTGGCGGATGACCCTGCTCGGCTTCGCCTCGGCGCTGCTGCTCGGCGTCGGCCTGTTCGCGCTGGGGATCGCGCTGGTGAAGGTCCCGGACGCGCACGCCGCCGCGACCGCGCAGAGCAACACCTGGCTCTACGCGGACGGCTCGGTGATCACCCGCACCGGCCAGACCAACCGGCAGAACGTCACCCTGGACAAGGTCTCCCCCGCCGCCCAGCACGCCGCGCTGGCCGCCGAGGACCGGAACTTCTACAACGAGGGCGCGGTCAACGTCCAGGGCCTGGCCCGGGCGGCCGTCAACACCGCCAAGGGCGAGGGAACCCAGGGCGGCTCCACGATCACGCAGCAGTACGTGAAGAACACGTACCTGAACCAGAAGCAGTCGATCACCCGCAAGGTGAAGGAACTCTTCATCGCGATCAAGGTGGACGCCACCGAGAGCAAGGACGACATCCTCTCCGGCTACCTGAACACCTCCTACTACGGCCGCGGCGCCTACGGCATCCAGGCCGCCGCCCAGGCTTACTTCGGCATCGACGCCTCGGCGCTCAACCCCGCACAGGGCGCCTACCTGGCCACCCTGCTGAACGCGCCGAGCGCCTACGACGTGGCCACCGCGACCGCAGCGGGCAAGCAGAACGCCGTCAACCGCTGGAACTACGTGCTGGACGGCATGGTCAAGGAGGGCTTGCTCTCCGCCGAGGAGCGGGCCACGACCACCTTCCCGGACGTCCGGGACCCGCAGCCCAACCCGGGCCTGTCCGGCCAGGCCGGCTACCTGGTCGACGCGGCCACCCAGTACCTCACCGGGAACGGCGTCATCAACGAGACCGAGCTGGCCAAGGGCGGCTACACGATCAAGCTGAGCATCGACCCGGGCCGCCAGCAGGCTCTGCAGGACTCGGTCCAGGCGCAGCTGCACGACACCCTGAACCCGGACAAGCGGAAGAAGGACGCGGCCGCCCAGGCCGGCGCCGTCTCCGTGGACCCGAAGACCGGCGCGATCGTCGCCCTGTACGGCGGCGTCGACTACGTGAAGCACTACGTGGACAACGCGACCCGGCGCGACTACCAGGCCGGTTCGACCTTCAAGGCGATCGCCCTGGCCGCCGCGTTCGAGAACGGCGCCAAGACCCAGGACGGCCGCACCGTCACCCCGCGCACCGTCTACGACGGCACCAGCGGCCGGAAGGTCCGCGGCGGCAAGGGCACCCCGTACGCGCCGCCGAACGAGGGCGACAAGAGCTACGGCCAGATCACCCTGCAGCAGGCCATCGACTGGTCGGTGAACTCGGCGTTCGCGCAGCTCGCGCAGGACACCGGGCTGCAGAAGGTCAAGGACACCGGCATCGCGCTGGGCCTGCCCGGCAACACCCCGGGGCTCGACCCGGTGCCGTCCATCCCGCTGGGCGCGGCCACCCCGAGCGTGCTCGACATGGCGGGCGTGTACGCCACGCTGGACAACGGCGGCAAGCAGATCACCCCGTGGCTGGTGCAGTCGGTGGACCGCGAGGGCGAGGCCATGGCGCTGCCCGCGCACAAGACCACCCAGGCGATCAGCGCGGACACCGCCAACCAGGTCACCTCGATGCTCCAGGGCGTGGTGAGCGACCCGGGCGGCACCGGCTGGCGAGCGAAGGCGCTGGGCCGCCCGGTGGCGGGCAAGACCGGCACCACCGACGACCAGAAGTCGGTCTGGTTCGTCGGCTACACCCCCGAGCTGGTCACCTCGGTCGCGCTGTTCGGCCAGGACCCGGGCACCGGCGCCCAGGTCAGCCTGAGCGGCGTCGGCGGCATCGACGGCGCGGCGGGCGGCCAGTTCCCGGCGCAGATCTGGACCGCCTACATGAAGGCCGCGCTCAAGGGCCAGCCGACCAGCGACTTCCCGACCCCGGCCGACGGCGACACCTCGGACGCCACCGACCTGCCGACCGCCCCGACCACGCCCAGCGCCACCCCGTCGGCGGGCGCGGCCACCGGCGGCCCGAGCAGCGGTGCCACCACTCCGGGCGACGGTTCCGGCGCCGGCACCAACCCGCCGTACGGCGGCGGCGGGGCGACCACGGCACCGACCGCTCCCCCGACCGGCCAGCCGACCATCCAGCCCACCACCAAGCCGACCACCCGGCCCACCCCCAAGCCGACGCCGACCACCCAGCCGACGACGGTCCCGACCACGCAGCCGACCACCCAGCCCACGGGCGGGACGGACTCGCTCGCGGGGGTGGGGGGCTGA
- a CDS encoding alpha/beta fold hydrolase: protein MPSPQPGHPAARARFLRIDGVPLHVRTEGSGPLCLLSGGLGCSWFDWDLVVPFLTPFRSVVRFDRPGYGLSAAEPAGDRPAPTAAGEADRIRAVLDGLGLREPCTVVGHSLAGFHVEAFARLHPERTAGLVLVDGSVEPAARPHPAPGARDLAARAVAGAATALAVPYLLGPTARRVAARLATVRHEDLAPKPLVRHCYRTGRALRALLRENARYLDLAAELDDLRRTRPLPEDLPVTVLAADDGCRTRRTETRLAEQRELAALLGADFRTTAPAGHLVMFDRPDAVASAVLDTR from the coding sequence GTGCCCAGCCCCCAGCCAGGACACCCCGCCGCCAGGGCGCGCTTCCTGCGCATCGACGGCGTCCCGCTGCACGTCCGCACCGAGGGCAGCGGCCCGCTCTGCCTGCTCTCCGGCGGCCTCGGCTGCAGCTGGTTCGACTGGGACCTGGTCGTCCCCTTCCTCACGCCCTTCCGCAGCGTGGTCCGCTTCGACCGGCCCGGCTACGGGCTGAGCGCCGCCGAGCCCGCCGGCGACCGGCCCGCCCCGACGGCGGCCGGCGAGGCCGACCGGATCCGGGCGGTGCTGGACGGCCTCGGGCTGCGCGAGCCCTGCACGGTCGTCGGGCACTCGCTGGCCGGCTTCCACGTCGAGGCCTTCGCCCGGCTGCACCCCGAGCGGACCGCCGGGCTGGTCCTGGTCGACGGCAGCGTCGAGCCGGCGGCCCGGCCGCACCCCGCGCCCGGGGCGCGCGACCTGGCGGCCAGGGCGGTGGCCGGCGCCGCGACCGCCCTCGCCGTGCCCTACCTGCTCGGCCCGACGGCCCGCCGGGTGGCGGCCCGGCTGGCCACCGTCCGCCACGAGGACCTCGCCCCGAAGCCGCTGGTCCGGCACTGCTACCGCACCGGCCGGGCGCTGCGGGCGCTGCTGCGGGAGAACGCGCGCTACCTCGACCTGGCGGCCGAGCTGGACGACCTGCGGCGCACCCGGCCGCTGCCCGAGGACCTGCCGGTCACCGTGCTGGCCGCCGACGACGGCTGCCGCACCCGGCGCACCGAGACCCGGCTGGCCGAGCAGCGGGAACTCGCGGCGCTGCTCGGCGCCGACTTCCGCACCACCGCCCCGGCCGGGCACCTGGTGATGTTCGACCGTCCGGACGCGGTGGCCTCGGCCGTGCTCGACACCCGCTGA
- a CDS encoding GOLPH3/VPS74 family protein has translation MTSSDPRPLAEELLLLCADPATGRLRSPTTFPTAVAGAVLAELQLTGTITVEDRRITAFRPLDDHDELAARVLTELDRAGGSRHRTTLDHALGELRYRNAPRRYLDRLTDQGVLTVRTPGFLGLPRRRWTAVRPNTGALIAERVAATLARTADSGPTTPAEQRDHQLAGLIGAAGLERRLYRGAEGEPARRAVRRLARSLPVPAAVSRAVARRRRAMSS, from the coding sequence ATGACCTCCTCCGACCCCCGCCCGCTGGCCGAGGAACTGCTGCTGCTCTGCGCCGATCCGGCCACCGGGCGCCTGCGATCCCCGACCACCTTCCCGACGGCGGTCGCGGGCGCCGTCCTCGCCGAGCTGCAGCTGACGGGCACGATCACCGTCGAGGACCGCCGGATCACCGCGTTCCGGCCACTGGACGACCACGACGAGCTCGCCGCCAGGGTGCTGACCGAACTGGACCGGGCGGGCGGGAGCCGTCACCGGACCACCCTCGACCACGCACTGGGCGAGCTCCGGTACCGCAACGCCCCTCGGCGCTACCTGGACCGGCTGACCGACCAGGGCGTGCTCACCGTCCGCACCCCCGGTTTCCTCGGGCTGCCCCGCCGCCGGTGGACCGCCGTCCGGCCGAACACCGGGGCACTGATCGCCGAGCGGGTGGCGGCGACGCTGGCCCGGACCGCCGACTCCGGCCCGACCACCCCGGCGGAGCAGCGGGACCACCAGCTGGCCGGGCTGATCGGGGCGGCCGGGCTGGAGCGCCGGCTGTACCGGGGCGCGGAGGGCGAGCCGGCCCGCCGCGCCGTGCGCCGGCTCGCCCGCAGCCTGCCCGTCCCGGCGGCCGTGAGCCGGGCCGTGGCCCGGCGGAGGCGGGCGATGAGCAGTTGA
- a CDS encoding ABC transporter ATP-binding protein, with translation MTTTVETPLLAVRDLRVDFAGPDGPVPAVRGVDLTLHRGETLGIVGESGSGKSVTALSVLGLLPGTARVGGSVQLDGRELVGLPGKELAAIRGRRIAMVFQDPLSAFTPVYRIGDQIAEAVRIHQRVDKAAARRRAAELLDLVGIPAPDRALDSFPHEFSGGMRQRAMIAMAVANEPDILLADEPTTALDVTIQAQVLDVLRTARQETGAALVLVSHDLGVIAGTADRVAVMYAGRVVETAEVDELFAAPRHPYSLGLIGALPRLDGHGGPLVPIPGAPAPMAELPPGCPFAARCPLAEERCSVAEPALEGADGHLAACVRSAELAERRPAPSEVYPVPLLPARADSGDRSALAPVLTVNGLGKTFPLLKGTVFKRKVGEVYAVDGVDLDLREGETLGLVGESGSGKSTTLFELLKLGAPETGRIELLGRDTAKLTRAEAHRLRAELQIVFQDPMASLDPRMPIGDIVAEPLLAQHTPREEIARRVPELLRQVGLDPEHAVRYPHQFSGGQRQRVSIARALAVRPKLLVLDEPVSALDVSIQAGVLNLLQSLKTELGLSYLFVSHDLSVIRHLADRVSVMYLGRTVEQGEVSAVFDRPRHPYTRALLSAVPLPDPAAERARDRILLAGDPPSPTERRTGCPFRARCPRYAGLTAPADRARCEQERPALDGPPGTDHQAACHHPEPPAHGHST, from the coding sequence GTGACCACCACCGTCGAAACGCCTCTGCTCGCCGTCCGGGACCTGCGGGTGGACTTCGCCGGGCCCGACGGTCCGGTCCCCGCCGTCCGCGGGGTGGACCTCACCCTGCACCGCGGCGAGACCCTCGGCATCGTCGGCGAGTCCGGCTCCGGCAAGTCCGTCACCGCGCTGTCCGTGCTCGGGCTGCTGCCCGGCACGGCCCGGGTCGGCGGATCGGTGCAGTTGGACGGGCGGGAGCTGGTCGGGCTGCCGGGCAAGGAGCTCGCGGCGATCCGCGGCCGCCGGATCGCCATGGTCTTCCAGGACCCGCTCTCGGCCTTCACCCCGGTCTACCGGATCGGCGACCAGATCGCCGAGGCGGTCCGCATCCACCAGCGGGTGGACAAGGCCGCCGCGCGCCGCCGGGCCGCCGAACTCCTCGACCTGGTCGGCATCCCGGCACCCGACCGGGCCCTGGACAGCTTCCCGCACGAGTTCTCCGGCGGCATGCGCCAGCGCGCGATGATCGCCATGGCCGTCGCCAACGAGCCCGACATCCTGCTCGCCGACGAGCCCACCACCGCGCTCGACGTCACCATCCAGGCCCAGGTGCTGGACGTGCTGCGGACCGCCCGGCAGGAGACCGGTGCGGCCCTCGTCCTGGTCAGCCACGACCTCGGGGTGATCGCCGGGACGGCCGACCGGGTCGCGGTGATGTACGCGGGGCGGGTGGTCGAGACCGCCGAGGTGGACGAGTTGTTCGCGGCGCCGCGCCACCCGTACTCGCTCGGCCTGATCGGCGCGCTGCCCCGGCTGGACGGGCACGGCGGCCCGCTGGTGCCGATCCCCGGCGCCCCGGCCCCGATGGCCGAGCTGCCGCCGGGCTGCCCGTTCGCGGCGCGCTGCCCGCTGGCCGAGGAGCGTTGCTCGGTGGCGGAGCCCGCCCTGGAGGGCGCGGACGGCCACCTGGCGGCGTGCGTACGGTCGGCGGAGCTCGCCGAGCGGCGGCCCGCGCCGTCCGAGGTCTACCCCGTCCCGCTGCTGCCCGCCCGCGCCGACTCCGGCGACCGCTCCGCCCTGGCACCGGTGCTGACGGTCAACGGCCTCGGCAAAACGTTTCCGCTCCTCAAGGGCACGGTCTTCAAGCGCAAGGTCGGCGAGGTGTACGCGGTCGACGGCGTCGACCTGGACCTGCGCGAGGGCGAGACCCTCGGCCTGGTCGGCGAGTCCGGCTCCGGCAAGTCCACCACGCTGTTCGAACTGCTGAAGCTCGGCGCCCCCGAGACCGGCCGGATCGAACTCCTCGGCCGGGACACCGCGAAGCTCACCCGCGCCGAGGCCCACCGGCTCCGCGCCGAACTGCAGATCGTCTTCCAGGACCCGATGGCCAGCCTCGACCCGCGGATGCCGATCGGCGACATCGTCGCCGAACCCCTGCTCGCCCAGCACACCCCGCGCGAGGAGATCGCCCGCCGGGTGCCCGAACTGCTGCGCCAGGTCGGTCTCGACCCCGAGCACGCCGTCCGCTACCCGCACCAGTTCTCCGGCGGCCAGCGCCAGCGCGTCTCGATCGCCCGGGCCCTCGCCGTCCGGCCGAAGCTGCTGGTGCTGGACGAACCGGTCTCCGCCCTGGACGTCTCCATCCAGGCCGGCGTGCTCAACCTGCTGCAGTCCCTCAAGACGGAACTCGGACTCTCCTACCTGTTCGTCTCGCACGACCTCTCGGTCATCCGGCACCTCGCCGACCGGGTCAGCGTGATGTACCTCGGCCGGACCGTCGAACAGGGCGAGGTCTCCGCCGTCTTCGACCGCCCCCGGCACCCGTACACCCGCGCCCTGCTCTCCGCCGTCCCGCTCCCCGACCCCGCCGCCGAACGCGCCCGCGACCGCATCCTGCTCGCCGGCGACCCGCCCTCCCCCACCGAACGCCGCACCGGCTGCCCCTTCCGTGCCCGCTGCCCGCGCTACGCCGGGCTCACCGCCCCGGCGGACCGGGCGCGCTGCGAACAGGAGCGGCCCGCTCTCGACGGCCCGCCCGGGACGGACCACCAGGCGGCCTGCCACCACCCGGAGCCGCCTGCGCACGGTCACAGCACGTAA